Proteins from a single region of Chrysemys picta bellii isolate R12L10 chromosome 25, ASM1138683v2, whole genome shotgun sequence:
- the CIMAP1D gene encoding protein CIMAP1D: MLAVKPPVPFGVGRECPGPGQYRLPPTVGFVNHDYTKLASPAYSFHRRLSNGMYFKDSSPGPCYYVDPQLTRFGRSGGPSYSMLARAKTLAQPRTPGPGRYSPEKAPPVTQRRPPSFTMGSRTKYRRVDPVPAPNSYTLPSLLGSGVPSKPSSPSVTISGRNKHGGFSEDLSQTPGPGHYNRTDPNTYLHRAPAFSIRGRCSAPGAAFRTPGPGTHSPEKVTAHRTRAPAYSLGVRHSEFVTPLIVDVSQWGSSSLASDHWP, encoded by the exons ATGCTTGCTGTGAAGCCCCCGGTTCCCTTTGGCGTGGGGCGAGAGT GCCCCGGGCCGGGACAGTACCGTCTGCCTCCTACTGTCGGATTTGTCAACCATGACTACACCAAGTTAGCCAGCCCAGCGTATTCCTTTCACAGGAGACTCAGCAATGGCA TGTACTTTAAAGACTCAAGCCCAGGTCCCTGCTATTACGTGGACCCGCAACTCACTCGCTTTGGCAGGAGCGGAGGCCCGTCCTATTCCATGCTGGCGAGAGCAAAGACCCTGG CGCAGCCACGGACCCCTGGGCCAGGCAGGTACAGTCCAGAGAAAGCCCCACCTGTCACCCAGCGCAGGCCGCCATCTTTCACCATGGGATCTCGTACCAAGTACCGGCGGGTGGATCCCGTCCCTGCCCCGAACAGCTACACTCTCCCCTCGCTGCTGGGCTCCGGGGTCCCCAGCAAACCGTCCAGCCCTAGTGTCACCATCTCAGGGCGGAACAAACATGGTGGCTTTTCTGAGGACTTGTCCCAAACGCCCGGCCCCGGCCATTACAACAGGACAGATCCCAACACCTACTTGCACCGGGCACCTGCCTTCTCCATTCGGGGGCGATGCAGTGCGCCCGGGGCAGCCTTCCGGACACCGGGGCCTGGAACGCACAGCCCCGAAAAGGTGACCGCCCACAGGACAAGAGCCCCAGCCTACTCCCTGGGTGTCCGGCACTCCGAATTTGTCACGCCTCTCATTGTGGATGTTTCCCAGTGGGGCAGCAGTTCCCTGGCGTCAGATCACTGGCCTTGA